The sequence CGTGATGCCGCGCGCCCGCGAGTAGCGACGCGCCCGGGCAGCCGGGACGGGGCGCTCACCAAGGACGGGGCGGCCGCCGCCCGCAATTCCTCGCCCCGGAGCACCTCCCGCGAGCGGTCAACCGGGCGAGCGACTCCTCGGCGCGGTGCGGGCGACCGACCCCGAGGACGTTCTCCGTGGCGCATACGTGGCACATGAGGGAGAGTCGGACGGGGTCGAAGCTGTAAGTCACTGAGTGTCGGGGGACGAGCTAAGGCGCGGGCGCCCCGCGCCGGTCGGCGCACACCGCCCCGCCCTTGAGCACCAGGGCGATCCTCGCGGGATCGAGCAGGATCTTCACGTCGTCCAGGGGGTTGCCGTTCACCACGACCAGGTCGGCGAGGCGGCCTTTCTC comes from Candidatus Rokuibacteriota bacterium and encodes:
- a CDS encoding amidohydrolase family protein, with the protein product GHGHPKNALELQCLVEAGLTPMQALQAATQWAARCLGLERELGTIEKGRLADLVVVNGNPLDDVKILLDPARIALVLKGGAVCADRRGAPAP